The Caenorhabditis elegans chromosome II genome has a segment encoding these proteins:
- the puf-8 gene encoding PUM-HD domain-containing protein (Confirmed by transcript evidence) — protein MSRPISIGNTCTFDPSASPIESLGRSIGAQKIVDSVCGSPIRSYGRHISTNPKNERLPDTPEFQFATYMHQGGKVIGQNTLHMFGTPPSCYCAQENIPISSNVGHVLSTINNNYMNHQYNGSNMFSNQMTQMLQAQAYNDLQMHQAHSQSIRVPVQPSATGIFSNPYREPTTTDDLLTRYRANPAMMKNLKLSDIRGALLKFAKDQVGSRFIQQELASSKDRFEKDSIFDEVVSNADELVDDIFGNYVVQKFFEYGEERHWARLVDAIIDRVPEYAFQMYACRVLQKALEKINEPLQIKILSQIRHVIHRCMKDQNGNHVVQKAIEKVSPQYVQFIVDTLLESSNTIYEMSVDPYGCRVVQRCLEHCSPSQTKPVIGQIHKRFDEIANNQYGNYVVQHVIEHGSEEDRMVIVTRVSNNLFEFATHKYSSNVIEKCLEQGAVYHKSMIVGAACHHQEGSVPIVVQMMKDQYANYVVQKMFDQVTSEQRRELILTVRPHIPVLRQFPHGKHILAKLEKYFQKPAVMSYPYQDMQGSH, from the exons TGCGGATCTCCGATT AGATCGTATGGCCGTCATATTTCTAccaatccaaaaaatgaacgCCTTCCCGATACACCAGAGTTTCAATTTGCCACTTACATGCATCAAGGAGGAAAAGTAATTGGCCAGAATACATTGCACATGTTCGGAACTCCACCATCGTGTTATTGTGCTCAAGAAAATATTCCAATCAGCTCTAATGTCGGTCATGTCTTGAGTACTATCAATAACAACTACATGAATCATCAATACAATGGTTCTAATATGTTTTCGAATCAAATGACACAAATGCTACAAGCACAAG CATATAATGATTTACAAATGCACCAAGCGCATTCTCAAAGTATTCGTGTACCGGTTCAACCGTCTGCCACAGGCATATTTTCAAATCCCTAcag GGAACCAACAACCACCGACGATCTTCTAACTAGATATCGTGCAAATCCAGCCATGatgaagaatttaaaattatcagaCATTCGTGGAGCACTGTTGAAGTTTGCCAAAGATCAAGTTGGCTCGAGATTCATTCAACAGGAACTTGCTTCCAGTAAGGACAGATTCGAGAAGGACTCTATATTTGATGAAGTCGTTTCCAATGCTGATGAGCTCGTTGATGATATTTTCGGCAACTACGTAGTGCAGAAATTCTTCGAATATGGCGAAGAAAGGCATTGGGCTCGGCTCGTCGATGCAATAATTGATCGTGTACCAGAATACGCGTTTCAAATGTATGCCTGCCGTGTTCTTCAGAAagctttggaaaaaatcaatgagccacttcaaataaaaattctttcTCAAATCCGACACGTCATCCATCGTTGTATGAAAGATCAAAATGGAAACCACGTGGTTCAGAAGGCCATAGAGAAAGTCAGTCCACAGTACGTCCAATTCATTGTCGATACGCTTCTAGAATCCAGCAACACAATTTACGAGATGTCTGTGGATCCCTACGGTTGTCGTGTTGTCCAACGTTGTCTCGAACACTGCAGTCCTTCGCAGACGAAGCCTGTTATCGGCCAAATTCATAAACGTTTCGACGAAATTGCAAATAATCAGTACGGAAACTATGTGGTTCAACACGTCATTGAACATGGAAGTGAAGAGGATAGAATGGTTATTGTTACTCGTGTCTCCAACAATCTATTCGAGTTTGCCACCCACAAGTACTCGTCGAACgttatcgaaaaatgtttggaacaAGGCGCAGTTTATCACAAGTCCATGATCGTAGGAGCTGCGTGTCACCATCAGGAAGG ATCTGTACCGATTGTTGTCCAAATGATGAAAGATCAGTACGCCAACTACGttgttcagaaaatgttcGATCAGGTTACATCAGAACAGCGCCGTGAACTCATCCTAACTGTTCGTCCACACATTCCCGTTTTGAGACAATTCCCTCATGGAAAGCACATTCTTG caaaacttgaaaaatattttcaaaagccGGCTGTCATGAGCTATCCATACCAAGATATGCAGGGATCTCACTAG